Within Phycodurus eques isolate BA_2022a chromosome 18, UOR_Pequ_1.1, whole genome shotgun sequence, the genomic segment AATGATCAACTGTCAATTAATCATTCCTTCTCTTATGAGAGCCCAACTGCTGACGAACGTGTTTGTGATGTTTATTGCAGCGATGGCCCACTTCGAGGAAGTGTCAAAACTGTCTAGTATGCACCCGAAACCGCCAGGCTTGGTCTTGCAGTATGGCACGGCTGGTTTCAGGACCGACGCTGGTCGACTGGATCACGTCATGTTCCGCATGGGCCTGCTGGCCACGCTGCAATCCAAACAAACCAAAGCGACCGTCGGCGTCATGGTCACCGCCTCCCACAACCCCGAGGTGCTCCTTGAATGACCTGAGTAAAAGTTGACACCTTCCTCTGTCTTAGCTTCCTGTCGGTCTTGCAGGAGGACAACGGGGTGAAGCTGATTGACCCCATGGGCGAGATGGTGCCGCCCGCTTGGGAGGGCTACGCCACCCGGCTGGGCAACGCGGAGCAGCAGGAGTTGCTTTCGGTCCTGGAGGACATCATGGAGAAAGAAGACATCGACAGGAGCCAGGAAGCCTCAGTGTTTGTGGGCAAAGACACCAGGTACAGTAGGACCTTTGATAATAACCACATAGGCATTTTTCTTACACACAATTTTATATTCTAAACAGTCTTAAAAAGTTCCACTATGTAATATAGTTGAAACCAgaggtttacatacactatacaaAAAGACATACTTTTTTACACTATCTGACATTAAATTAGACAAAATCTTTACTAATTACAAGAATCATGAGggaaggattctttttttttttttttttttttttaaggcaatttTCATTACTTTAAAGTCGGTGTGAATCCCACATCCTGAATCTGAGTAATGTATGCAGGAGCAGCAGTGCCAGCCTGTCGCAAGCAGTACTGGACGGCGTGTCATCATTGAGGGGACGCAGCAAAGGTTGGTGTCACTCACCCGTGTCGtgcagtacagtggaacctcgacttAACGGATTAGTAGTGTCAAGGGGTCGTCCGTTAAAACTGTTTGTCTGTTAatatgaacttttttttggtggtcTAAAATCACCTAGTACAgtcacaaaatggaaaaaaaaaaaaaaaaggggggggggggtggcaagTCGGCGTCGCTGTCATGAGCCGAGAGGTTAGAGCGCAGCCCATTCTCACCTCTGCTACGATTGGATGCCATCGTGAAGGTATTGACAACAACCAACTGTGTACTGTGCCAAAATTAGTGAAGCATCTTCGAGAAACGTGTAAACAACAGCGACTGATTCTGAAAGTAACGGACTTTGTCCGTTGCAAGAGGGGACGTTTTGACTTCCAACCGAGCGCTACCGGTATGTCCGTTAAATCCCAAGTCTGTTGGCTCGGTGTCCGTTAAATCGAATTTCTGTTGCATGTGGTATCTTTAGTTTTAAATCTGACCTTGTCACGTCGGTCTGTCCAATAAGACTACGGCTTGGTGACCACCCCGCAGCTCCACTACATGGTTTGCTGTCACAACACACAGGGCCGCTACGGCGAGGCCTCGGTGGAAGGATACTACATGAAACTCTGCCAGGCGTTCATCGAGCTCACCAAGAATGTAAGCCACTGGGGTTGGATTGCTTCAGATGTGTGGAAGTAAAAAGTAGGGGGGGAAAACGTGTCGTGACTGGCAGTTTGGAAAACAGTAATGAGCTTGTTTTGACAACGTCAGGCGTTAAAAATCCAGATAACTgttttcaaagtaaaaagtcatcaggaaaataaatatttgagtaCTTTATTACTTCCCGCCACTGTCTATGTGTCTGGTGTGTAGACACCCAACCGTACGGACGACCAGAAGCACCTGACAGTGGACGGCGCCAACGGCATCGGCGCGCTGAAGGTGCGCGAGATGGAGCGTCACCTCAAGAGGGAGCTGCAAATTACCCTCTTCAACGAAGGCCACGGAAAACTCAACCACCAGTGCGGGGCTGACTTTGTCAAAGTGCAGCAAAAGCCGCCCACGGGTGTGATTTGTAGCCTTTTGGATTTATATACAAACATACCGTTAAATGTTTCATGTTTCATTCCCCGGGTTTCCATGGTAGGCGTGAAGGTCTGCAGCGGCGAGCGCTGCTGTTCATTTGACGGCGACGCCGACCGCATCGTTTATTTCTACACCGACTCGGAGGGTCGCTTCCACCTGCTGGACGGAGACAAGATAGCGACGCTCATCAGCACGTTCCTCAAAGAGCTGCTCGTGCAGGTATGCGCGGGAGGCGTACACAGCAAAAAAGTGCAGCCCAGCGCTTcccaattattataattttttattgttttttgtggcCCCGTGGTTGAGGACTGCTGCTAATAAACGGGTGTATGCTTTTTCAAGGCTGGTCTAAATTTTAAGATAGCCGTGGTGCAAACCGCGTACGCGAACGGCAGCTCCACACGCTACCTGGAGGACACCATGAGGGTGAGCGCACGTGTTAGCATATTGACTCAACGGAGACGCTAACGTGCTCTTTCGTGTTGGTTCAGGTGATTGTGAGATGCACAAAGACGGGAGTGAAGCACCTCCATCACGCGGCGCAGGATTTTGACACGGCCGTTTACTTTGAGGCTAACGGCCACGGCACCGTAAGTGACCTCACATTTCCCCGTCGCTAACCAAAACGGCAGCACTTGCCAAGACACGAAATCGGTTTTGAAGATCAGTGATACTGTAGAGTTACACCACCGTGTTGTAAACAAGTTCGCTGCGTCGTATTAATCATAA encodes:
- the pgm3 gene encoding phosphoacetylglucosamine mutase isoform X2, yielding MAHFEEVSKLSSMHPKPPGLVLQYGTAGFRTDAGRLDHVMFRMGLLATLQSKQTKATVGVMVTASHNPEEDNGVKLIDPMGEMVPPAWEGYATRLGNAEQQELLSVLEDIMEKEDIDRSQEASVFVGKDTRSSSASLSQAVLDGVSSLRGRSKDYGLVTTPQLHYMVCCHNTQGRYGEASVEGYYMKLCQAFIELTKNTPNRTDDQKHLTVDGANGIGALKVREMERHLKRELQITLFNEGHGKLNHQCGADFVKVQQKPPTGVICSLLDLYTNIPLNVSCFIPRVSMVGVKVCSGERCCSFDGDADRIVYFYTDSEGRFHLLDGDKIATLISTFLKELLVQAGLNFKIAVVQTAYANGSSTRYLEDTMRVIVRCTKTGVKHLHHAAQDFDTAVYFEANGHGTVLFSRAAEDKIKRLAEDIRTDDTKKRAAILLQHTVNVINQTVGDAISDMLLIEAILALKGMTVQQWDAIYTDLPSRQIKVSDRRVIDTTDAERRAVSPPGLQDAIDASVGKYRRARSFVRPSGTEDVVRVYAEADTQESADSLAHEVSLAVYRLAGGVGDEPKLLH
- the pgm3 gene encoding phosphoacetylglucosamine mutase isoform X1, which gives rise to MAHFEEVSKLSSMHPKPPGLVLQYGTAGFRTDAGRLDHVMFRMGLLATLQSKQTKATVGVMVTASHNPEEDNGVKLIDPMGEMVPPAWEGYATRLGNAEQQELLSVLEDIMEKEDIDRSQEASVFVGKDTRSSSASLSQAVLDGVSSLRGRSKDYGLVTTPQLHYMVCCHNTQGRYGEASVEGYYMKLCQAFIELTKNTPNRTDDQKHLTVDGANGIGALKVREMERHLKRELQITLFNEGHGKLNHQCGADFVKVQQKPPTGVICSLLDLYTNIPLNVSCFIPRVSMVGVKVCSGERCCSFDGDADRIVYFYTDSEGRFHLLDGDKIATLISTFLKELLVQAGLNFKIAVVQTAYANGSSTRYLEDTMRVIVRCTKTGVKHLHHAAQDFDTAVYFEANGHGTVLFSRAAEDKIKRLAEDIRTDDTKKRAAILLQHTVNVINQTVGDAISDMLLIEAILALKGMTVQQWDAIYTDLPSRQIKVKVSDRRVIDTTDAERRAVSPPGLQDAIDASVGKYRRARSFVRPSGTEDVVRVYAEADTQESADSLAHEVSLAVYRLAGGVGDEPKLLH
- the pgm3 gene encoding phosphoacetylglucosamine mutase isoform X4, with product MAHFEEVSKLSSMHPKPPGLVLQYGTAGFRTDAGRLDHVMFRMGLLATLQSKQTKATVGVMVTASHNPEEDNGVKLIDPMGEMVPPAWEGYATRLGNAEQQELLSVLEDIMEKEDIDRSQEASVFVGKDTRSSSASLSQAVLDGVSSLRGRSKDYGLVTTPQLHYMVCCHNTQGRYGEASVEGYYMKLCQAFIELTKNTPNRTDDQKHLTVDGANGIGALKVREMERHLKRELQITLFNEGHGKLNHQCGADFVKVQQKPPTGVKVCSGERCCSFDGDADRIVYFYTDSEGRFHLLDGDKIATLISTFLKELLVQAGLNFKIAVVQTAYANGSSTRYLEDTMRVIVRCTKTGVKHLHHAAQDFDTAVYFEANGHGTVLFSRAAEDKIKRLAEDIRTDDTKKRAAILLQHTVNVINQTVGDAISDMLLIEAILALKGMTVQQWDAIYTDLPSRQIKVKVSDRRVIDTTDAERRAVSPPGLQDAIDASVGKYRRARSFVRPSGTEDVVRVYAEADTQESADSLAHEVSLAVYRLAGGVGDEPKLLH
- the pgm3 gene encoding phosphoacetylglucosamine mutase isoform X3; its protein translation is MARLVSGPTLVDWITSCSAWACWPRCNPNKPKRPSASWSPPPTTPSFLSVLQEDNGVKLIDPMGEMVPPAWEGYATRLGNAEQQELLSVLEDIMEKEDIDRSQEASVFVGKDTRSSSASLSQAVLDGVSSLRGRSKDYGLVTTPQLHYMVCCHNTQGRYGEASVEGYYMKLCQAFIELTKNTPNRTDDQKHLTVDGANGIGALKVREMERHLKRELQITLFNEGHGKLNHQCGADFVKVQQKPPTGVICSLLDLYTNIPLNVSCFIPRVSMVGVKVCSGERCCSFDGDADRIVYFYTDSEGRFHLLDGDKIATLISTFLKELLVQAGLNFKIAVVQTAYANGSSTRYLEDTMRVIVRCTKTGVKHLHHAAQDFDTAVYFEANGHGTVLFSRAAEDKIKRLAEDIRTDDTKKRAAILLQHTVNVINQTVGDAISDMLLIEAILALKGMTVQQWDAIYTDLPSRQIKVKVSDRRVIDTTDAERRAVSPPGLQDAIDASVGKYRRARSFVRPSGTEDVVRVYAEADTQESADSLAHEVSLAVYRLAGGVGDEPKLLH